The nucleotide sequence TCGGCACCGGGCTTTGGCGCGACACCGGCCTGTTCGGCGGCATCGGCAAGGCCGTGCGCGAAAAAATCCTCCGCGCGATCGCGGCCGTCGGTCTCAACGGCTTCGAGAACCGCCCGATCGGCACGCTCTCCGGCGGGCAGATGCAGCGGGTGCTGTTCGCGCGCGTGCTGCTCCAGGACGCGAGCCTGATCGTGCTGGACGAGCCCTTCAACGCCATCGACACCAAGACCACGGCCGATCTGCTCGCGTTGGTGAAGCACTGGCACGGCGAAGGCCGCACCGTGCTGGCGGCGCTGCATGACCTGGAGATGGTACGCAGCTACTTCACCGACACCCTGGTGCTGGCGCGTGGCCCCGTGGCCTGGGGACCGACGGCCGAGGTGCTGACGCCGGACAACCTGATGGTCGCGATGCGGATGTGCGAGGCGTTCGACGACAGCGCCGCGGCCTGCGGCGAAGATGGGCGCTCGCAGGCGGCGTGACATCCGATGATCCATGACGTCCTGATCGGCCCGTTCACCGAATTCGAGTTCATGCGGCGTGCGCTCGCGGCGGTTGTCGCGTTGTCGCTCGCCGGCGCCCCGATCGGCGTATTCCTGATGCTGCGGCGGATGAGCCTCGTCGGCGACGCCATGGCGCATGCGATTCTGCCGGGCGCGGCGGTCGGCTTCCTGCTCTCCGGCCTCAACCTGTTTGCGATGACGGCCGGCGGACTGATCGCGGGCTTTGCGGTCGCGATCCTCGCCGGCGTGGTCGCGCGCTCGACCGGATTGAAGGAGGACGCCTCGCTCGCGACCTTCTATCTCGCCTCGCTGGCATTGGGTGTCACCATCGTCTCGATCAAGGGCACCAATATTGACCTCCTGCACGTGCTGTTCGGCAACATCCTTGCCATGGACGACCAGACGCTGCTGGTGGTGGCCTTCAACGCCACCATCACGCTGCTGGTGCTTGCGGTGATCTATCGCCCGCTGGTGATCGAGAGCGTTGACCCGCTCTTCCTGCGCACGGTCAGCCGTGCCGGCGGACCGGCGCATCTCGCCTTCCTCGCGCTCGTCGTTATCAACCTCGTCAACGGCTTTCAGGCGCTCGGCACCTTGCTTGCGGTCGGCCTGATGATCCTGCCCGCGGGCATTGCCCGGTTCTGGTCGCGGGATCTTACCGCCATGATTTGCATCGCCGTGATCGGCGCCGCCGTCTCGGGCTACGCCGGGCTCGTGCTGTCGTTCCAGACCCGCGTGCCCTCGGGCCCTGCCATCATCCTGGTGGCGACGGTGCTTTATGTCGTCTCGGTCCTGTTCGGCCGCGTCGGCGGCCTGGTCCGTCAGATGTTTCCAGGCCGCCATCTGGAGGCGTGACGGACGATGCTGCGCCTTCTCCTCCTTTTGGTCCTGCTCCTGACGACGTCGTCGCTCAACGCCGCCGAGCGGCTCAACGTCGTCGCGAGCTTCTCCATCCTCGCCGATTTCCTCCGTAACGTCGGTGGCGACCGCATCAGCCTCACGACACTGGTTGGCGCCGACAGCGATGCCCATGTCTATACGCCGACGCCGGGTGACGCTAAGCGGGTCGCGGA is from Bradyrhizobium sp. ISRA430 and encodes:
- a CDS encoding ABC transporter ATP-binding protein, with product MAALHFHNVTLGYDRHPAVHHLNGEVASGALVAVIGPNGAGKSTLLRGIVGILKPLDGSIHLGGLDARDIAYLPQSAEIDRSFPISVFDFVGTGLWRDTGLFGGIGKAVREKILRAIAAVGLNGFENRPIGTLSGGQMQRVLFARVLLQDASLIVLDEPFNAIDTKTTADLLALVKHWHGEGRTVLAALHDLEMVRSYFTDTLVLARGPVAWGPTAEVLTPDNLMVAMRMCEAFDDSAAACGEDGRSQAA
- a CDS encoding metal ABC transporter permease, with translation MIHDVLIGPFTEFEFMRRALAAVVALSLAGAPIGVFLMLRRMSLVGDAMAHAILPGAAVGFLLSGLNLFAMTAGGLIAGFAVAILAGVVARSTGLKEDASLATFYLASLALGVTIVSIKGTNIDLLHVLFGNILAMDDQTLLVVAFNATITLLVLAVIYRPLVIESVDPLFLRTVSRAGGPAHLAFLALVVINLVNGFQALGTLLAVGLMILPAGIARFWSRDLTAMICIAVIGAAVSGYAGLVLSFQTRVPSGPAIILVATVLYVVSVLFGRVGGLVRQMFPGRHLEA